In Pirellulales bacterium, the following are encoded in one genomic region:
- the leuS gene encoding leucine--tRNA ligase, producing the protein MPRYNPATIEPKWQAFWEQHATFAAPRLPLGPKLYVLDMFPYPSGDGLHVGHPEGYTATDIVCRAARMQGRSVVHPMGFDAFGLPAEEHAIKTGEHPRVQTERNIATFRRQLKMLGFSYDWGRELATTDFDYVRWTQWIFLQIYDTWFDVETQRGRPISELPIPPEVKKQGEGAVRAYQDERRLAYQSHAPVNWCPALGTVLANEEVIDGKSERGDHPVVRMPLRQWMLRITAYADRLERDLEGLDWHDGIKALQRNWIGRSTGAEVDFQIAPGDSPGAQSAKRAFPEKPADDVLRIYTTRPDTLFGATYMVIAPEHPLVDRLTTPEHRDAVKAFCHAASTKSDLDRTELAKEKTGVFTGSYAINPVNGEPIPVWVADYVLISYGTGAIMAVPAHDERDFEFAKQYDIPVRAVVQPRDPVPPAEAAKILAGEQVYAEPGVAINSGKFNGLTTDEFKKQITAWLAERGLGREAVNYKLRDWLFSRQRFWGEPFPILHELDADGQPTGRVRTVPEDQLPVDLPHLDDYKPHGRPEPPLDKAPAEWLYPVVDGVRYKRETNTMPQWAGSCWYYLRFLDPRNADAAIDPEVEKAWMPIDLYVGGAEHAVLHLLYSRFWHKVLYDRGVVSTPEPFQKLVNQGMILGENNEKMSKSRGNVINPDEVVREYGADALRLYEMFMGPLEATKPWSMEGVNGVYNFLGRVWRLIVDDRADEIALHPAMTTADPDEEELRVVHRTVKAVTDDLTKLQFNTAIARMMEFTNHFTKAERRPKACMETLVLLLSPFAPHLGEELWSILGHVDSLAYEPWPQYDEALLAEATIEVPVQINGKVRSKVHVPADASQAAVLDAAKADAKIAEQLAGKQIVKEVYVPGRLVNFVVK; encoded by the coding sequence ATGCCTCGCTATAACCCTGCGACGATCGAGCCCAAGTGGCAAGCCTTTTGGGAGCAGCACGCCACTTTCGCGGCGCCGCGGCTGCCGTTGGGGCCCAAGCTCTACGTGCTCGACATGTTCCCCTACCCCAGCGGCGACGGCCTGCACGTGGGGCACCCCGAGGGGTACACCGCCACCGATATCGTCTGCCGGGCGGCCCGCATGCAGGGCAGGAGCGTCGTCCACCCGATGGGATTCGATGCCTTCGGGTTGCCGGCCGAGGAACATGCGATCAAGACGGGCGAGCACCCCCGCGTGCAGACCGAGCGGAACATCGCCACGTTCCGTCGGCAACTGAAGATGCTCGGCTTCAGCTACGACTGGGGACGCGAGCTGGCCACGACCGACTTCGACTACGTCCGCTGGACGCAGTGGATCTTCCTGCAGATCTACGACACCTGGTTCGACGTTGAGACGCAGCGCGGCCGGCCGATCAGCGAATTGCCGATTCCCCCTGAGGTGAAGAAGCAGGGCGAGGGCGCAGTGCGCGCGTACCAGGATGAACGCCGCTTGGCGTACCAGAGCCACGCCCCCGTGAATTGGTGCCCGGCGCTGGGCACCGTGCTGGCGAACGAGGAGGTGATCGACGGCAAGAGCGAGCGCGGCGACCACCCAGTGGTTCGCATGCCGTTGCGGCAGTGGATGCTGCGGATTACGGCGTATGCCGATCGGTTGGAACGCGACCTGGAAGGGCTCGACTGGCACGACGGAATCAAGGCGCTGCAAAGGAACTGGATCGGACGCAGCACGGGCGCGGAGGTGGATTTCCAAATAGCCCCCGGTGATTCACCGGGGGCTCAATCGGCGAAGCGCGCATTTCCCGAGAAACCTGCCGACGACGTGCTCCGCATCTACACGACGCGCCCCGACACGCTGTTCGGCGCCACGTACATGGTGATCGCGCCGGAGCATCCGCTCGTCGACCGCCTCACGACCCCCGAGCATCGCGACGCGGTGAAGGCCTTTTGCCACGCTGCGTCGACCAAGAGCGATCTCGACCGCACCGAGCTCGCCAAGGAGAAAACCGGCGTCTTCACCGGCAGCTATGCGATCAATCCCGTCAACGGCGAGCCGATCCCCGTATGGGTCGCCGACTACGTGCTCATCAGCTACGGCACGGGCGCCATCATGGCCGTCCCGGCGCACGACGAGCGCGACTTCGAGTTCGCTAAGCAGTACGACATTCCCGTGCGCGCCGTCGTCCAGCCGCGGGACCCTGTCCCGCCGGCAGAAGCGGCCAAGATCCTCGCCGGCGAGCAAGTCTACGCCGAGCCCGGCGTCGCCATCAATTCGGGCAAGTTCAACGGCTTGACGACCGACGAGTTCAAAAAGCAGATCACCGCTTGGCTCGCCGAGCGGGGGCTCGGGCGCGAGGCGGTCAACTACAAGCTTCGCGACTGGCTGTTCAGTCGGCAGCGGTTTTGGGGCGAGCCGTTCCCGATCCTCCACGAGCTTGACGCCGACGGCCAGCCGACCGGCCGCGTGCGTACGGTTCCCGAGGATCAACTGCCGGTCGACCTGCCGCACCTCGACGACTACAAGCCTCACGGCCGGCCCGAACCCCCGCTCGACAAGGCGCCGGCGGAGTGGCTCTACCCGGTCGTCGACGGTGTGCGCTACAAGCGCGAGACGAATACGATGCCCCAGTGGGCCGGTTCGTGCTGGTATTACTTGCGGTTCCTCGATCCGCGTAACGCCGACGCGGCGATCGACCCCGAGGTCGAGAAGGCGTGGATGCCGATCGACCTCTATGTCGGCGGGGCTGAGCATGCGGTGCTCCACCTGCTGTACTCGCGGTTCTGGCACAAGGTGCTCTACGACCGGGGGGTGGTCAGCACGCCCGAGCCGTTCCAGAAGCTCGTCAACCAGGGGATGATTCTCGGCGAGAACAACGAGAAGATGTCCAAGAGCCGGGGGAACGTCATCAACCCCGACGAAGTGGTGCGCGAGTACGGCGCCGACGCCCTGCGGCTGTACGAGATGTTCATGGGTCCGCTCGAGGCGACCAAGCCCTGGAGCATGGAGGGGGTCAACGGCGTCTACAACTTCCTGGGTCGAGTGTGGCGATTGATCGTCGACGACCGGGCCGACGAGATCGCCTTGCATCCTGCGATGACGACTGCGGACCCCGACGAGGAGGAGTTGCGGGTGGTTCACCGCACGGTGAAGGCGGTGACCGACGACCTGACGAAGCTGCAGTTCAACACGGCGATCGCCCGGATGATGGAGTTCACCAACCATTTCACCAAAGCCGAGCGGCGTCCCAAGGCGTGTATGGAAACGCTCGTGCTGCTGCTTTCGCCGTTTGCGCCCCACCTGGGCGAGGAATTGTGGTCGATCCTGGGGCACGTCGACTCGCTCGCCTACGAGCCCTGGCCCCAGTACGACGAGGCCCTGCTCGCCGAGGCGACGATCGAGGTCCCGGTGCAGATCAACGGCAAGGTGCGCAGCAAGGTCCATGTCCCGGCCGACGCCTCACAGGCCGCAGTCCTGGACGCCGCCAAGGCCGACGCCAAGATCGCCGAGCAGCTTGCAGGCAAACAGATCGTCAAAGAGGTGTACGTCCCGGGACGTCTGGTCAACTTCGTGGTCAAGTGA
- a CDS encoding glucose-1-phosphate adenylyltransferase, with protein sequence MRNAVAVVLGGGQGSRLRPLTNYRSKPAVPLAGKYRLIDIPISNCLNSGLNRIYVLTQFLSVSLHRHIRGTYRFDNFSGGFVEILAAQQTMAEGTDWYQGTADAVRKNLRYMTQAGIDYVVILSGDQLYRMDFAAMLRTHIDSGADATIAAKPFHSSEADALGVMRIDDSGRVIGFVEKPKTEEQLASVRMDPAWFDARGVVSGGRDCLASMGIYIFSSRVLSELLEGDNHQDFGKEVFPHAIDRRKVQVHLFDGYWEDIGTIRSFFDANLQLAQPNAPFDLTDAVAPIYTRPRFLPPSRFDGAKISGSLIADGCVIEPGAVIENSVVGVRCRIGRGVTIRNSVLMGADFYESPRGLAASEGAGLPPIGIGAGATIEGAIVDKNCRIGPGAQVVNNDGIGEGKAGDFCMVSEGILVVEKDAALPANWRG encoded by the coding sequence ATGCGTAACGCTGTCGCGGTCGTGCTCGGTGGCGGACAGGGATCCCGGTTGAGGCCGCTTACCAACTATCGGTCGAAGCCCGCCGTGCCCCTGGCCGGCAAATACCGGCTGATTGACATCCCCATTTCGAACTGCCTCAACAGCGGGCTCAACCGCATCTACGTGCTGACGCAGTTCTTGTCGGTGAGCCTCCACCGGCACATCCGCGGCACGTACCGGTTCGACAACTTCAGCGGCGGATTCGTCGAGATTCTTGCCGCCCAGCAGACCATGGCCGAGGGGACCGACTGGTATCAGGGGACCGCCGACGCCGTGCGGAAGAACCTGCGTTACATGACCCAGGCGGGGATCGATTACGTGGTGATCCTCTCCGGGGATCAACTCTACCGCATGGACTTTGCGGCGATGCTGAGAACGCACATCGACTCGGGGGCCGACGCCACGATCGCCGCCAAGCCGTTCCACAGCAGCGAGGCCGACGCCCTGGGCGTGATGCGGATCGACGACTCGGGCCGGGTGATCGGCTTCGTCGAGAAACCGAAGACCGAGGAACAGCTCGCCAGCGTTCGCATGGATCCCGCCTGGTTCGACGCCCGCGGCGTGGTCAGCGGCGGGCGCGACTGTCTGGCGAGCATGGGAATCTACATCTTCTCCAGCCGCGTGCTCAGCGAACTGCTGGAAGGAGACAACCACCAGGATTTCGGCAAGGAAGTGTTCCCCCACGCCATCGATCGCCGCAAGGTGCAGGTCCACCTGTTCGACGGCTACTGGGAGGACATCGGAACGATCCGGTCGTTTTTCGACGCAAACCTGCAGCTCGCCCAGCCGAATGCGCCGTTCGACCTCACCGACGCGGTGGCGCCAATCTACACCCGGCCGCGGTTTTTGCCCCCGTCGCGGTTCGACGGGGCGAAGATCTCGGGAAGCCTCATCGCCGACGGGTGCGTCATCGAGCCGGGGGCGGTCATCGAGAACAGCGTCGTCGGCGTCCGCTGCCGGATCGGCCGAGGGGTGACGATCCGCAACAGCGTCCTGATGGGCGCCGACTTCTACGAGTCGCCGCGCGGACTGGCCGCGTCGGAAGGGGCGGGACTTCCGCCGATCGGGATCGGCGCGGGGGCGACGATCGAGGGGGCGATCGTCGACAAGAACTGTCGCATCGGCCCCGGGGCCCAAGTCGTCAACAACGACGGGATCGGCGAGGGAAAGGCGGGCGATTTCTGCATGGTGAGCGAGGGGATTTTGGTCGTCGAGAAAGACGCCGCTCTCCCCGCCAACTGGCGAGGCTAG
- a CDS encoding toxin-antitoxin system YwqK family antitoxin → MRQFSFTSFMTCGVAALVLGATASAYAAETAYLDEPTPPPPPKAMGKLKIPEKYEDGKVRVEREVIRMSDDTVVNDGLFTEYYHDGQKFAEGTFKQGIHNGTWTFWHPNGQICKVVTFVDGLPDGEWDVFDEKGNLAAHKGYAKGLRAGTWTTYYDDGKTPKIVQSWKDNKLTGERRTFHPNGKVNQESHFVDGLLDGMVVEHDPSGRKTAEANFKAGKREGKFTQWAPDGTATVVNYRDDKPVME, encoded by the coding sequence ATGCGGCAGTTCTCGTTTACGAGTTTCATGACTTGCGGCGTTGCCGCCCTCGTTCTCGGAGCGACGGCTTCAGCCTACGCCGCCGAAACGGCGTACCTCGACGAACCGACTCCTCCGCCCCCGCCCAAGGCGATGGGCAAGCTGAAGATCCCTGAGAAGTACGAGGACGGAAAGGTCCGCGTCGAGCGCGAAGTGATCCGCATGTCGGACGACACGGTCGTCAATGACGGACTGTTCACCGAGTACTACCACGACGGCCAGAAGTTTGCTGAGGGGACCTTTAAGCAGGGGATCCACAACGGCACGTGGACCTTCTGGCATCCCAACGGCCAGATTTGCAAGGTCGTGACGTTCGTCGACGGGCTGCCCGACGGCGAATGGGACGTGTTCGACGAGAAGGGCAATCTCGCCGCCCACAAAGGGTACGCCAAGGGGCTCCGCGCCGGCACATGGACCACGTACTACGACGACGGCAAGACCCCGAAGATCGTTCAGTCCTGGAAGGACAACAAACTCACCGGCGAGCGGAGGACCTTCCACCCCAACGGGAAGGTGAATCAAGAGTCGCACTTCGTCGATGGCCTGCTCGACGGAATGGTCGTCGAGCACGACCCCTCCGGCCGCAAGACCGCCGAGGCGAACTTCAAGGCCGGCAAACGCGAAGGGAAGTTCACCCAGTGGGCGCCCGACGGCACGGCGACCGTTGTGAACTACCGCGACGACAAGCCCGTCATGGAGTGA
- the ftsH gene encoding ATP-dependent zinc metalloprotease FtsH has translation MDDSSPPPKKPSGAQRINLGPLVLLLVLGFAVAMAISGSWSEVKSLAYTELLDAIEAGNVASVTFVGGDHVKGEFKPPVEAAAGAAPTAGEETPSTSDAPASAAKPAAAENKPAPGQVFVCTLPPQTGEAFLQALRDAGVQVAAEEPANYGDILALATFALLVAMIIAAWSMMRRTREQMMGGGMLSGVTKSPARRYDEQAQRVTFDDVAGLGGVKSDLKELVDFLKSPEKFQRLGAQPPKGVLLMGPPGTGKTLLARAVAGEAGVPFFSISGSEFIQLFVGVGAGRVRDMFKTAKENAPSILFIDEIDAVGRQRGAGLGGGHDEREQTLNQILSEMDGFTPASTVIVVAATNRPDVLDPALLRPGRFDRHITVDRPTVAGRKALFELHARKVPIDESVDFDRLARATVGLTGADIRNIVNEAALWATRRNKEHVGSEDFEYARDKVIMGGRREEVLNEKEKLVTAYHEAGHAVLAWLLPGSDLVHKVTIVPRGRALGVTQLVPEEDRHNISQQSLEARIVMGLGGRTAEKLQFDEYSAGAESDLKMVTQIARRMVTRWGMSERVGPIAYANSEEHPFLGREIVQEERQFSEHTARMIDEEVARIINDCAERAVAMLGEHRDKLDKLSLALLEDEELDVDEIAALIGPSVNAPRAVVADAAT, from the coding sequence ATGGACGATTCGTCTCCGCCCCCCAAGAAACCCTCTGGCGCTCAACGAATCAATCTCGGCCCCCTCGTGCTGCTGTTGGTTCTGGGGTTCGCCGTGGCGATGGCGATAAGCGGCTCGTGGAGCGAGGTCAAGAGCCTTGCTTACACCGAGTTGCTCGACGCGATCGAGGCGGGGAACGTCGCCTCGGTGACGTTCGTCGGCGGGGACCACGTCAAAGGGGAGTTCAAACCTCCCGTCGAAGCGGCTGCGGGGGCGGCCCCGACGGCTGGCGAGGAGACGCCCTCGACGTCCGACGCACCCGCGTCAGCAGCCAAACCGGCCGCGGCGGAGAACAAACCGGCGCCGGGGCAGGTGTTCGTCTGCACGTTGCCGCCTCAAACCGGCGAGGCGTTTCTGCAAGCCCTGCGCGACGCCGGGGTGCAAGTCGCCGCTGAGGAGCCGGCCAATTACGGCGACATCCTGGCGCTGGCGACCTTCGCCCTGCTGGTGGCGATGATCATCGCCGCGTGGTCGATGATGCGTCGTACTCGCGAGCAGATGATGGGAGGCGGCATGCTGTCCGGCGTCACCAAGAGCCCGGCCCGCCGGTATGACGAACAGGCCCAGCGCGTCACGTTCGACGACGTCGCGGGACTGGGAGGAGTGAAAAGCGATCTCAAGGAATTGGTCGACTTTCTCAAGTCGCCCGAGAAGTTCCAGCGCCTTGGCGCCCAGCCCCCGAAAGGGGTGCTGCTGATGGGCCCCCCCGGCACCGGCAAGACGTTGCTGGCCCGCGCCGTCGCCGGCGAGGCAGGCGTGCCGTTCTTTTCGATCAGCGGGTCGGAGTTCATCCAACTTTTCGTGGGGGTCGGCGCCGGCCGGGTCCGCGACATGTTCAAGACCGCCAAGGAGAACGCCCCCTCGATCCTGTTCATCGACGAGATTGACGCGGTCGGCCGGCAGCGCGGAGCCGGGCTCGGCGGCGGTCACGACGAGCGCGAGCAGACGCTCAACCAGATCCTCAGCGAGATGGACGGCTTCACCCCCGCAAGCACCGTGATTGTCGTTGCCGCCACCAACCGGCCCGATGTCCTTGATCCCGCCCTGCTGCGTCCCGGGCGGTTCGATCGACACATCACCGTCGACCGTCCCACGGTCGCGGGGCGCAAGGCCTTGTTCGAGCTTCACGCCCGCAAGGTGCCGATTGACGAATCGGTCGACTTCGATCGCTTGGCTCGCGCCACCGTCGGACTCACCGGGGCCGACATCCGCAACATCGTCAACGAAGCGGCCCTTTGGGCCACGCGGCGGAACAAGGAGCACGTCGGCTCCGAGGATTTCGAGTACGCCCGCGACAAGGTCATCATGGGGGGCCGACGCGAAGAGGTTCTCAACGAGAAGGAAAAACTGGTCACCGCCTACCACGAGGCGGGGCACGCGGTGCTCGCCTGGCTGCTGCCGGGCAGCGACTTGGTGCACAAGGTGACGATCGTTCCGCGCGGGCGGGCCCTGGGAGTCACGCAACTGGTTCCCGAAGAGGACCGCCACAACATCTCGCAGCAGTCGCTCGAAGCCCGGATCGTGATGGGCCTGGGAGGCCGCACCGCCGAGAAGTTGCAGTTCGACGAATACAGCGCCGGCGCCGAGAGCGATCTGAAGATGGTCACGCAAATCGCCCGCCGTATGGTGACTCGCTGGGGGATGAGCGAACGCGTCGGGCCGATCGCCTACGCCAACAGCGAGGAGCATCCGTTCCTCGGTCGCGAAATCGTGCAGGAAGAACGGCAGTTCAGCGAACACACGGCCCGCATGATCGACGAGGAGGTCGCCCGGATCATCAACGACTGCGCCGAACGGGCCGTCGCCATGCTCGGCGAGCATCGCGACAAACTCGATAAACTGTCGCTAGCGCTGTTGGAAGACGAGGAGCTCGACGTCGACGAAATCGCCGCACTGATCGGCCCTTCGGTGAACGCCCCCCGAGCCGTCGTCGCCGATGCCGCGACTTAA
- a CDS encoding Dabb family protein: MPDGHHGLSHGVYFTLKDRSPAACAALVSACNKHLPEHEGLVHMSVGIRGEQYQRPVNDQDFDVALTLVFATEADHERYQVSARHKQFIAENAPTWAKVRVFDALIG; this comes from the coding sequence ATGCCCGACGGACACCACGGACTCTCGCACGGCGTCTACTTCACGCTCAAAGATCGCAGCCCCGCGGCGTGCGCGGCGCTGGTGTCCGCGTGCAACAAGCACCTCCCCGAGCACGAGGGGCTCGTTCACATGAGCGTCGGAATCCGGGGCGAGCAGTATCAGCGGCCGGTCAACGACCAGGATTTCGACGTGGCGCTCACGCTCGTCTTTGCGACCGAGGCGGACCACGAGCGGTATCAAGTCTCGGCCCGGCACAAACAGTTCATCGCCGAGAACGCCCCGACGTGGGCCAAAGTCCGCGTCTTCGACGCCCTCATCGGCTAG
- the ppk1 gene encoding polyphosphate kinase 1, with the protein MPPAPVFSSDHFINRELSWLDFNARVLEEAQDATNPLFERLKFLSIFSSNLDEFFMVRVAGLREQAFGGAAPQDTAADGLDSLTQLQRISERVRALVQQQYACWNDAVRPALAEQGIRILREDELDKPQRKEVAAFFRQRAFPVLTPMAIDPSHPSPRFHNRGLYLGALLHRISGLGPRTLFAVVQIPQVLPRLVPVGEGSDYAFVMLEDVIASKLPELFGGYEIARSASFRMTRDMDYELLDQEGDDLLRAIEGRLRARQRAEAVRLEVSREMGRDFLAMLIDEEGIRENLDVAGGLYTEVYRIDGMIDMTGLGELTRLAGKDALCDPPFVPRRPPGLRSGVDIFSQIADHDVLLHHPFDSFDPVVEFVRTAAEDPHVLAIKQTLYRTSGDSPIVKALSLAAENGKHVTALVELKARFDEANNISWSRQMERSGVHVVYGFMDLKTHCKLALVVRQEGGKVRRYVHLGTGNYNPTTARLYTDLGLFTADRQIADDSTALFNFLTGYSQGHEWKKLVVAPTDLHRRTIELIDEQAERSAAGKPARIFAKLNSLVDSPTIEALYRASQAGVPIDLVIRGICCLRPGMPGLSETIQVRSIVDRFLEHSRIMVFGEGAKAQVYLGSADWMPRNFTRRVEVMFPVEAPALRERVIEEIIPAYLQDNARARVLMPDASYVRAAAWHGEPDRRAQCDLLALAASSALPKVGEPAIVKSSEKSPDPSSGKGKAAG; encoded by the coding sequence ATGCCCCCTGCGCCCGTGTTCAGCTCCGACCACTTCATCAACCGCGAGCTCAGTTGGCTCGACTTCAACGCCCGCGTGCTGGAAGAGGCCCAGGACGCCACCAACCCGTTGTTCGAGCGGCTCAAGTTCCTGTCGATCTTCAGTTCGAACCTCGACGAGTTCTTCATGGTTCGAGTGGCGGGCTTGCGCGAGCAGGCCTTCGGCGGCGCCGCTCCTCAAGACACGGCTGCCGACGGGCTCGACTCGCTGACCCAGTTGCAGCGCATCTCCGAACGCGTCCGCGCCCTGGTGCAGCAACAGTACGCGTGCTGGAACGACGCCGTCCGCCCCGCGCTCGCCGAGCAGGGGATCCGCATCCTCCGCGAGGACGAACTCGACAAGCCGCAGCGCAAGGAGGTCGCCGCGTTCTTCCGCCAGCGGGCGTTCCCCGTGCTGACCCCCATGGCGATCGATCCCAGCCACCCCAGCCCGCGGTTCCACAATCGGGGGCTCTACCTCGGCGCGCTGTTGCACCGTATCAGCGGTCTCGGCCCGCGGACCCTGTTCGCGGTCGTGCAGATCCCGCAGGTCCTCCCGCGGCTTGTCCCGGTCGGCGAGGGGAGCGACTACGCCTTCGTGATGCTCGAGGACGTCATCGCGTCGAAGCTCCCCGAGTTGTTCGGCGGGTACGAGATCGCCCGCAGCGCGTCGTTCCGCATGACGCGCGACATGGACTACGAACTGTTGGATCAAGAGGGAGACGACTTGCTGCGGGCCATCGAAGGCCGCTTGCGCGCTCGCCAACGGGCCGAGGCCGTGCGGCTGGAAGTCTCGCGCGAGATGGGACGCGACTTCCTCGCGATGCTCATCGACGAAGAGGGGATCCGCGAGAACCTCGACGTCGCGGGGGGGCTCTACACCGAAGTCTACCGCATCGACGGCATGATCGACATGACGGGCCTCGGCGAGCTGACCCGGCTGGCCGGCAAGGACGCGCTCTGCGACCCGCCGTTCGTCCCCCGGCGCCCTCCGGGGCTGCGCAGCGGGGTCGACATCTTCTCGCAGATCGCCGATCACGACGTGCTGCTCCACCACCCGTTCGACTCCTTCGACCCGGTCGTCGAATTCGTCCGCACCGCGGCCGAGGATCCGCACGTCCTGGCGATCAAGCAAACCCTGTATCGCACCAGCGGCGACAGCCCCATCGTCAAAGCCCTCAGCTTGGCCGCCGAGAACGGCAAGCACGTCACGGCCCTGGTCGAGCTCAAGGCCCGCTTCGACGAGGCGAACAACATCAGCTGGTCTCGGCAGATGGAACGCTCGGGGGTCCACGTCGTCTACGGCTTCATGGATCTTAAGACCCACTGCAAGCTTGCCCTGGTCGTCCGGCAGGAAGGGGGCAAGGTCCGCCGCTACGTCCACCTGGGGACCGGCAACTACAACCCGACCACCGCCCGACTGTACACCGACCTGGGACTGTTCACCGCCGACCGGCAGATCGCCGACGACTCGACGGCGTTGTTCAACTTCCTCACCGGGTACTCGCAAGGGCACGAGTGGAAGAAACTGGTCGTGGCGCCCACGGACCTTCACCGCCGTACGATCGAGCTCATTGACGAACAAGCCGAGCGCTCCGCCGCGGGGAAGCCGGCTCGGATCTTCGCCAAGCTCAACTCGCTGGTCGACTCGCCGACGATCGAGGCCCTGTACCGCGCCAGCCAAGCGGGGGTTCCGATCGATCTGGTGATCCGCGGCATTTGCTGCCTGCGGCCCGGCATGCCGGGATTGTCCGAGACGATCCAGGTCCGCAGCATCGTCGACCGGTTCCTCGAACACAGCCGCATCATGGTGTTCGGCGAGGGCGCCAAGGCGCAGGTCTATCTGGGAAGCGCCGACTGGATGCCGCGGAACTTCACGCGCCGGGTCGAGGTGATGTTCCCGGTCGAGGCGCCCGCCCTGCGCGAGCGGGTCATTGAGGAAATCATCCCCGCGTACCTGCAGGACAACGCTCGGGCCCGGGTCCTGATGCCCGACGCCAGCTACGTCCGCGCCGCCGCGTGGCACGGCGAACCGGACCGCCGCGCCCAATGCGACTTGCTCGCGTTGGCCGCCTCGAGCGCGCTGCCCAAGGTGGGCGAACCGGCGATCGTCAAATCGAGCGAAAAATCCCCCGACCCGTCCTCGGGCAAGGGGAAGGCCGCGGGATAA
- a CDS encoding lipase family protein: MGVLARQIRPPERPTEAVADRLPHEWRSTPLAGPVSELSFWRQALLLAELADVAYYIEPIARRLAEQIGLTELQFFDEDGAQAYMLSNEHDAIVVCRGTEPHDWNDIKADCNALWAVAETVGRVHRGFKEEVDHLWPQLEESLETNAKTLWFTGHSLGGAMAAICAGRCKISFIESEPAGVHTFGSPRVGDRAYVNHVRLPHFRWVNNNDVVTRVPPPWFGYRHAGKEMYFNAHGKLRRLSGWQRTKDRLRGFWHGLKERRIDHFTDHLQVNYVACLHDLVLADEAGEDVARKTKRLTTRIKERAKKRLKRLR, from the coding sequence ATGGGAGTTCTGGCCCGCCAAATCCGCCCCCCGGAGCGGCCGACCGAGGCCGTCGCTGACCGCCTCCCCCACGAGTGGCGCAGCACGCCCCTCGCCGGTCCCGTCAGCGAGTTGAGCTTCTGGCGGCAAGCGCTGCTGCTGGCCGAGTTGGCCGACGTCGCCTACTACATCGAGCCGATTGCCCGTCGGTTGGCCGAACAAATCGGACTGACCGAGTTGCAGTTCTTCGACGAAGACGGGGCGCAGGCGTATATGCTCTCGAACGAGCACGACGCGATCGTTGTCTGCCGCGGGACCGAGCCCCACGACTGGAACGACATCAAGGCCGACTGCAACGCCCTGTGGGCGGTGGCCGAGACCGTAGGGCGCGTCCACCGGGGGTTCAAGGAAGAGGTGGACCACCTGTGGCCCCAGCTCGAGGAATCGCTCGAGACAAACGCCAAGACGCTGTGGTTCACCGGCCACTCGCTGGGGGGCGCCATGGCGGCGATCTGCGCGGGACGGTGCAAGATCTCGTTCATCGAGTCGGAACCCGCCGGGGTCCATACCTTCGGCAGTCCCCGCGTGGGGGATCGGGCGTACGTGAATCACGTGCGGCTTCCCCACTTCCGCTGGGTCAACAACAACGACGTCGTCACCCGCGTCCCGCCGCCGTGGTTTGGTTATCGTCACGCCGGCAAGGAGATGTACTTCAACGCCCACGGCAAGCTGCGGCGGCTGTCGGGTTGGCAGCGGACCAAGGACCGGCTGCGCGGGTTCTGGCACGGGCTCAAGGAGCGGCGCATCGACCACTTCACCGATCATCTCCAGGTAAACTACGTCGCCTGCCTGCACGACCTGGTCCTGGCCGACGAAGCGGGCGAAGACGTCGCTCGCAAGACGAAGCGGCTGACGACGCGGATCAAAGAGCGGGCGAAGAAGCGATTGAAGCGACTACGATAG